The following nucleotide sequence is from Brachionichthys hirsutus isolate HB-005 unplaced genomic scaffold, CSIRO-AGI_Bhir_v1 contig_642, whole genome shotgun sequence.
ggGTGGACATTCTGTGTTCACTCTGGGTCAACGCATAGTGAtggagaataataaaataagataagaAAAGCTCCTGACTGGTTGTCGTGAGTCATTTCATGAGCAAGGAGCAGATTTTCAGATCTGATCTGGAAAGGAGACAGGGTGCTAGAGCCAAATTCATCAtcaaagaaatggaaaaaagaaaaaagacattcCAAAAAAGCAAAAGGCAACACTTCATGACACGACTGATGTGACTCGAAAGTTTTGTGTTAAGATAAAGAGACTGGTGGAACTTTTCCTACGTCGCCCTCCATTTAATTTGACAACAAAGACTTGTAGTACaaatttcaatgtaaaattagCTTAACAAAATTCAACTTTATATTGTAAACTGATTTGTTCCTAAACACTCACGACCTGCACCTTGCATTTCAGGTTATTTCGGCTTGGCTTACTGGGACAAACAGGAGGAATGCTACTACTGTGTATGCGGCCGAGGAGCTAATTAATCTTCCCAATCAGCACCAGGAGTCACGGGCATTCCTCTTGTTTTCCCCGTGTGCTGTGAAGCAGCGTATGTCAGGAGAAGTCGACTAGAGCAGGGCAAGGGGAAGGAAACGCCTGTCTAGACGCCCACCAGGGCTGCAGCCCATACATTCTCCAGCAGCCCCCACAGGCACACAAAAACAccgcccacccccccaaaaatcaCAGAGTGTCCGTCCACCACAATACATGCAGGGGTCTCATTCGGAGACTTGCACACTCTGAACCTCAATTTCACAAACAGTCCTAGACACAAACGCAACAGCGGAAGGATGTGTGCATGTATATATGTCGTTGTTGAAGCCTGCCTCAtccttttaaacacacacacacacacacacacacacacctccaagTTGACACAGAGAGAGTAAACAGGGCAGGTGAGAGAGGAATGATGGCTGCTCCTTACCAAAGCGGGTCGCCACGCATCGCTGCCTCTCTTTCACACACCTAGCGCTGCCTGCTCAGTCTCAGCTCACAACACACGCGtagactacacacacacagttaatcaATCACACACAATGCACTGCTCTCTACGAGGCAAAGGCAGGCAAGTTAAAACGCATTACCTCAGGAGCATAGCACGGTCAGAATTATAAAAGCCTCAAAATTGGACCCTTGCTGCAGCTGAAAATCAAAACTTGAACTTCATTTAATTCCAGGTGGCTGCATATAATgtgtcttttgttgttttcaataAATGTGATAAGTGTTTACAGATGAAACAAGCTAAGTGCTAGCTCTGCGCAAACCAACTGGGAGgtaaatatattgtttctgAAACAAGTAGTGGATTTACTCACTCTGTGATTTTGGGGTCAATGTTGCCTATCCACAGGCGGTTTCCTTCATGGGCCGCACTCTCTGAAATGATGGAAGCATTTTCCACCGTACCTGCTGCAGACGACATGTGTACTCTGAGGGACACACAGGTAGACGGACACTCAAATTAAGTTTCAAAAGAAAGGGCAGGTGCAGGTTAACACGTTTCATTTGCATCCGCGTGGAACCATTTGAATGTGCTTCTCTACAACCGCTTGAACCCTGTGGCTTATAAAATCGATCAGACGACATCTGGAAAGTGAATTAAATACGGTCACCCATCTGACCTACTGTGTGTTCTGCCACATGGAGGCATTAAGGTGCAGACAGTGCTGAGGCTCTTATTCGGAGCTTTATAATGGGTACAAGTGCCTTGAATACGCCATTTAAAACTAAACACAAAAGCAACTCTAAAAGCAACTgtatcacaaaataaaatgccgaataaaataatacatatgATTAAGCAAATACTAATTAGTTACatctgaataaaatgaaaagcgCTTTTAATGCAGAAAGTATGTTTCTATCCACGGTGTCAAGCAGACACGTGGTTCTAGCAGGGACTCGGGACATTAATAACAGTTGTATTATTCCTTTAAAAACGAGTTATCGGCTAAGGTTAGCTTCGCTAATCGCAGCCTGATCGACAAACAATCGTTGCTGTTGGTGTTTGTAGGTAAAACTAATTTCAAACTAATCTCGGTGATCCAGTGGGTGAGATTTTCATCTTATAAAAGACAAACGCAACCACTAAATGGTTAAATGTCGCTCCGAGTGAATTACTAGCACCTAGCTATCAGAGATGGTGACACTTTACCTCCTCGGTCTATCAAACCTCCTCTTTGACAGCGACGTCCGGACGTCTTCGACTTTATTGACAGTATTTCAGATCCCGCTGTCGGGACGAGGCAGTAACGTCAAAACGAACTGCAAATCATGTCAAgcaatatttgtattttcctcTTTTAAAAAATGACTAGATGGGCTAGCACGGATGATAAACAACAGTCGCCTATCGTCTGACAAAGAAGGCGcatggtgatgatgtcattgtttcaGTGCCGGTGGAGTCCAGAAGAGGCACTTGTTTTATCATATGGCATCTCCCGTATATCTCCCGCCTACATAAAGGCTTGCGTTGAGTCGAATCAATCACCGCTCACTTGCTACACGCTGATTTACATATCAATGCAGTCCCGGAAATCGTAATCTATCCACGAGTGGTCGCGACGATTGGATGTCAAATGGTTCGATTCCCTCGttattgtgtttctgtgaaCAACTAGAGAGTAAGTACCAATTTACCGGGTAATATTCCACTGAGGGGATCGTTTTTGTCGAGTCGCAGTTTGACTTAACAGCGATCTTGTCCGCGTTTTTGTTGGTTTTGCCCGTTTCGTGTGACAAAGAGGGGCAAGAATCATTGATGGTCGCCTCCATCACGCTGACCTTCACGCAGCCTTTTACATTAAATGCTAGGAAAATGTAGCTGTGCATGTCTGAGCACTGTATGTTCTATGCTAATGATAAAATGCTACCTCTACTCCTAATATCGACATGTGTCAGTATCTATGAACGTAATGTAATGTATGCAGCCGACATTAATGATGGTAGGTTCTACTGAGCTGTCATTCATTTTTCAATTATCTGCGAAATAGCTTGGGTGGTTTGTGTTGCATGAATATAACGGTcctataatattaataataatttttaaatatgaaataataaataaatattatcgctattattattattggaaaTATAATCAGTAAGTAAACAATAAGGCAGCAAAAAGCAACACATAAAGGAACACAAGACCATTTGCACAATTGTTAATGAATGTGTCTCCCACTCGCAGTAATACTCCTCTGGATGGACATGCACAACCTGCTGTGGGATGATAGGCGTGTGACCATCATAGATGCACTGTGGTCTGTGCCGATGGCACCTTTCTAGTCACGTTGTGCCAGCCTTGGCCTTTCAATAGCATTGCTTCCCAAACCTTCACGGTGcttttttacctccgccaaggagcttATGTTTTAGCCGGCATCTATCCATCTGTCAGCGatataactcaaaaggttaacAACGGATCTTGACGCAGTCATCCTCCATCTCGCCACCAAATgtcatccagattggatccggattgcggaatATTATCGAGATTTTTTCTAAAAATGTCGGTAAACTTGCGTTTCGGCCTAcggtgcatttaatattagagatagaaaTTTccaacaagcgtcgtcttatagttgagtcaattccacagtaaaaaaaaaataaaaataaatgaacccCAAAAACTGAAAGGTGAATTGATATTTCACGTAGTCTTGCCTGAACGGTTTGTTTGACAAGGCAGAGCGTCATCAGCTACTCTGCGGCGGCGGCTTCATGCGGGTTCGCCAGCTGGCTGCCGTCGCCGGTAGGAGGAGCGGCGTGTCTCCAGCTGCCGCGGTGTGTGAAATCGACAGGATATAAGGCTACAGTATCTCACTGAACACCTGCGCTTCACTTTTTCTGCTTGGCTGCCACTCTAAAGAGATCAGTCACCACCCCCCATCTGAGCCTATCTGCTCCGCCACTGTGCACCGTATCATATCAGCTTGACGGGAAACTTTCCAGCCATGGATTCCTGTCGTAGGCTTGTGTTGTAGATGGTGGCCTCGGTATTGCTGTTTGAATATGTTTGGGTTTCAGTTAGCGTCTGTAGTCGCTGTTTGATCAACGCCAAGGACTTGATTGGCTGCAGCGACCAGAGTGGAGACTGAGATTGCATTTGGGatttttagcatttaaattcagtttagACTTTATGATCAGCAGTTACTTGGATTTcttaaacaaaaataagaaacGTGTCCATGTCcggaacaaaataaaaccaaattgTACAAGATTTAGTGAAGAttgtggaagatggatggatggaagattgTCTCTGTCCTTTTAAGGAGCACCGCCGCGTGGAATCTCAGGTGGAAATGCTATCCTGTGAGACTTTGAAGTGTCTGGTTACCGTTTAATGGCTTAAACTGATCAGAAATGTGTAGTTTTGAGAGCAGCAACCTATCTTTGAACTCCAATATCAGTCTCTGTGGTAAAATTACAGATTcagaatatatattaaaaaaagacagcactgattgaaatgaattgaaatgcTTTTGGATCCTCAGAAAACAAGCAAACCCTTGTTTTCCTCAGCTTCCAGCTGCAAGCCGGAGACAAGAAGACGTGAGTCGGGCTGCAGCAGAGCCGTTCTTCGCGTCTCGCGTGTATCTCAACGCGTCTGTACTTCACACACAGATCACATTCGATAGCCAGTTTGCGAGGTGGGAGGCGGTTCGTCCAGAGAAAGGAGGGGCTTCTCTCGTGTCGTTGTGTGATCTGAACAGTTCCCCTCAGGAATGCCCAAATCACTGTGGGTGGGTGGACTTTGTGCGGTACAAGGAAGCCCCAGCTTGTTTCTGACTGAGTGTAATTGCTGAGTTTTCAATGCCTGGTTAGACAATGGGggacgtcatcatcatcatcatcatcatcaacgtcTGCATGACATCATAACTTGTAGCTTTTACGAAAGCTCTGGTAACAAGTCGCGATTTTCTAAATTGATTAACCATCAACGAACTAACAAATTTCAGCGAGTCAACGTCTTTAgtcaaatttttttttaaggctgttgttgttattgataATTTCTTTGTCAGTCATCTTATTATATGTTAGCATTTGCTTTTTCTCTTTGCCATGTCTCATTATAAATAAAGATCGTGCGTTTCTTCAATTAAAGAAGCCGTTTATATTAGCCTCACCTGGCTAAAGGTGACGCGACCTGACACAACAGCGCTGATCATTGCGCTCATTGATCCGGTTATTGTTCTTCACCGTTTTATGTCTCATATGATCAAAAGGGAAGTGGTGCTGCAGTATATCAGAACAAGATGTCGGcccgcctcctgctggctgATGAGAGCTATTACTTCATGATGACGTCTTGCCGGCAGCGTCTTCAAGTGCTCTTTGATCAAAACCAATGTTAATCAGATGTTTTTCCTCCGACAACAGTTTATTTCGCTTCCTGACAGACATGGCTCTGAATCACCTGAACCTGCTGCGGCCGCTGCTGTGTCGGACCCTGTTGCGACCCCTCTCGGCCACCTCCGGGGTCCGTGCACCACTTCCGTACCCCAACGCCACCTTCCTCCCGGCGGCCTGCCCCAAATGCTACGCCACCAAGAAGTCAAAAGGTCAGTGAGGAGAACCGGATACCATGCGATTGACAGTTTTGATTCCGTTGGCATCGCTTTGCGTGTTACTTGATTCCATTTTATTCGTCTGACGCGAGTCTCCATTCTTCTGTCCTTCTCCTCATCTTCCAAGCCAAGGCAAAGAGCCAGTCGGCTAAGGTGAATATAAATTCGGCCCTCGTGGAAGACATCATCAGTCTGGGTGAAGTGAAGGCAGACATGACGGCTGTTCTAGATGCACTCAAAGACGATTTCACACGAAGCCTCAGCATCCGAACGTCGCCAGGTACTTGGCCTTTCTCTCTTGGAGTCCCTCTCGCGTTGATCCCGCGCTGCAGCGACACGGTACTTCTTTTCATTGCATTTCACTTGTACCGCTGGTATTTGTTTTCCAGCATTTGGCTTTATCTCTGAAGCATGTCTGTCTGCAGTCCAAACAGAATGACATAATGTTTCCTTCAGGGTCAGCCCGACGTTTGAATCCAATTTTTCCAAAGAATGTTTTTTCTGCAACATTTCGACGATgatggctctctctctctcgctctctctctctgcccagaCGTTGACCGCTGCCGTGACGGTTTGGTTTTAAACGCCATGATTTGAACGCAAGCAGCCCCTTTCCTTCTTAACGGCACAAACCAGGCACTCTCTTTGTCGTCTACCTGACAAAGCGCCTCAGGCCTGGGAGTCATACAGCAGCACGACCTTACCTCGACCCCAGTTTGACCTCTGCTTCCCCAACTGCATCCAGGTCTTGACCCTTTGCCTCTGGGTTCTAACAAGTTGGATCTGGGGTGGGGTAGGCTCTGGAGAACGGAGGCTCCTCAGGGAAGTCACAGCCACTAGAATCAAACCTCCAACcttccaaaccttttttttagtCCTTTCTCACCAAAGATGAAAGTGTGCTTTCAttgacatctgatctgcaccATGTGCAGTCTTTTAACTTTTGCATATACAACACACATCATcttgaacgtttttttttttacgccctcagattctttttttcattcatggATTTTTCCGTTCATCTTATTTCCTTCagctctttcttctttcatcaTTGAGCAATTTTTGTGACAAGCTTATTCTCTATCTTCCACCCCTCCCTTCATCCCTCCGTTACCGACTCTTTTGTTGTCCTTCCATCATTATATTTTGGCCTGCTCTCCCACCATATCTACAGACGCtctcttttacattttaattcacatttcCCTTGACCCACATGGAAACATTTGTTCAGAGGTCAGGAATTTTCAAGCGCTCTTCtttccctctgtcctcctgtttcTCTTGTCAGCGTTGCCTTCTTCCCTCTGTCCTGTCAGCCTCCCtgtctcatccctccatctctccgtccttccattctcttctcttctgtccAGCTGCACAGTAATCTAGGGAGGCAGCAGGACTTAGAGCTGACAGGAGAGATGAGATGGAGGAATGGGATGACGTCAGTTgtccaaatgtgtgtgtgtgtgtgtgtgtctgtgtttgttctctcATCTGGCTCTCATTAAGCTGTGAGTACATGTATGTGTCTGCATGTACTATTGTGTATTGCCATGCATGCATGCCAAAtgcgtgcatgtatgtgtgtgtgtgtggggcaaAATATATAGCGAGCAGTCAAAGGTGCATGCAGAGACCCAGAATCAGTGCTTTGACCACCATACTGGGGGTAATCTGGCCAGAAAGCAAGcgctgtttccatggaaaccttcTTAAAACAAAGGGAGTTAGAAGTCAAACATGAGAAGTATTGACAGAAATACTTAAACATATCTCTGAATACTTTTAGCTATAATGAAGTCTTCCAAATTGAGAATAGAATAAAAGTAATAGTTGGATGATAATgcagctggttagcttagcttatctTAGCTAAAAGAAGCAGGACGGCTAGCCTGGAGCCAAATCCACCGTACAATTTCATATCATATAGTATATTATCAGTGCATGTGATGATTGATAACATCTCAATAGTCGTCCTCCGACCTCCCCGCCGTCACACAGATGGGCGATGGATGGCTGCACAAACGGAGAGAAGCACTGTGAGACCGACAGCGGGACAGGAAGGGTTTCCATCTGCACACGTTTGAATTGTACTCACAGACAGAATAACGGGCTGcatcttttaaataaaacatcaattcCATCGCAACAACCTTccgttattattgttttattgcgTATCCATTCTCTGACTGGCCCGTCCGCGTTCTTGGACCCTCAAAAACCATGTGATAAATGAGTCGCATAGAGAAAACGACACGATTGGCTCACCTCCGCCTCACCCTCCCGCTTTCTCCAGCTCGGCCCCCAGTGGGTAAGCCGGGAACGGGTGATGTAAGGCAGAGGTGGGGAAGAAGGAAACGACCGCGTCTGAGGTTAGCCAGATGGGCGGGAGGCAGAGGCTCGTGTGGATGGTGTGAGGGAGTgcagggagaaagaaagagaggatggACGCGAACCTATGCTGCTCAGTGTTGACAGCGTGGCGAGACGAGAGACCGTGGAACCTCTTGACTGTGAGATGATGTCTGAAATCGATGTTTGTGCTGAAGCCGTGTGATTGTAGCTGCTGGTGTCTCACGTCGGTCTGCGTTGAAACGATGTCCTCCAGTCAGATGTGTTTTGGAACAGACTGAATTTTAAGATCAATTTCAGTATTGATCCTTGTGTTTAGAACAAATCACTGATCTCCTTGCATaaagataaacaacaacagataCAAGATAACAATACGCTTGATATGTTGATTatgtgggtagcgctgtcgcctcgcagcaagaaggttccgggttcgagtcctatctgtgcagagtttgtatgttctccctgtgtccgtgtgggtttcctccaaaaacatgcaatttaggtgaattgattactccaaattgccCGTAGTGTAgtcgtgtttgtttctgtgtggccctgcgttGCGCTGGCGAtacatccggggtgtaccccgtctcttgccctgggatatgctccagcagacccgtgacccgaaAAGCAGCCGGAGACGAGATGATTGTCTTATCtaaaagaagatggatggatggaatatttaacgtgtgtgtgtgggggggggggtaaaaacaaaacaaagcaagtcAAATGTATGCAAAATACAGTCTATAAAACACTTTGAGTTCACCTATGGCTGCAGAAAGTCAGTGGCGCCGCATTGGCATTGTCTGCACTAGAATGCTGCCTCAGATCTCTAcgtaagtaaataaatgaagtggATAAACGATTAGATTGTGTCTTCGTTTAGGAGCTCTGGATCACATTGTGGTGACGACCCAGGATGGGAAGTTTCCTCTCAACCAGCTGGGCCAGATCTCGATGAAATCACCTCAGCTCATCGTGGTCAACATGAGCAGCTTCCCAGAGGTAAGGCgatctcacgcacacacacacacacacacccttccttGTGGTATCTGTTTGCCTCATGCAGACACGAAACCGAAAGCTTTATAAAAATAATCCTGAGCACAGACAGATAGACGGCCCTTGCAGAAGGAACGGTGAGGCTGAGCAGAACTCTCAGCTCACATCTCTGTATGAAGAAACCCGACCCGCCTGCCTCTCGCCAACTGTGTCTCAGATGCTAATTGATTGATCACTCGGGAAGCCCTTTGTTCTGGGGTGAAAGATGGCAACAAGAACCTGAGGAACCTGTGTGCGCGTATGCCGAGATGTGCTCGCATCCCTGTGTGAGTTGTCCCAGAAAAGGAAATGACCTCATTTTACCCCAGGTTAGAGAGGAAtggattattattcttttattcttGCACTACTTTCCTTCTCAGACAACGCAACACTGTACTAatcagagctccagaaggtAATGTTatccattggggggggggaggggggtgcaCT
It contains:
- the LOC137916744 gene encoding ribosome-recycling factor, mitochondrial-like, coding for MSNGSIPSLLCFCEQLENMALNHLNLLRPLLCRTLLRPLSATSGVRAPLPYPNATFLPAACPKCYATKKSKAKAKSQSAKVNINSALVEDIISLGEVKADMTAVLDALKDDFTRSLSIRTSPGALDHIVVTTQDGKFPLNQLGQISMKSPQLIVVNMSSFPEATATATRALRESAMNLNPEVDGTIIKVPVPKVTREHRENLVKLAKKCSNKAKESLRKVRSQAVAQVKKSKEVHSEDTVWLVEKQIQQLVDSVTADIDKQLEAKTKEILG